Proteins found in one Maridesulfovibrio sp. genomic segment:
- a CDS encoding DUF445 family protein → MITLKLLLSPVICALIGWFTNYLAVKMLFHPHKPLKLGPFTIQGIFPKRQKELALRLGEMIERELISHTDIKNVINDPAFIDKHKDVVLEYLDVFFREKLTSLHPMVGMFLNDETMKTVKGMLSQELDSMLPQLIETTSSQLECSLDFKCLVQDKVECFSMEQLESILFSIMKQEFKFIEVIGGVLGFIIGLIQVGIFLL, encoded by the coding sequence ATGATAACATTGAAGCTTCTTCTTTCACCCGTAATCTGTGCTTTGATTGGCTGGTTCACTAACTATCTTGCGGTTAAAATGCTTTTTCATCCTCACAAACCGCTTAAGCTGGGCCCTTTTACCATTCAGGGTATTTTCCCCAAGCGCCAGAAAGAACTGGCCCTGCGTCTTGGCGAAATGATTGAGAGAGAGCTGATTTCTCATACAGACATCAAAAATGTAATCAATGACCCGGCATTCATCGATAAGCACAAGGATGTTGTTCTTGAATATCTGGATGTTTTTTTCCGCGAGAAGCTGACCTCCCTGCATCCTATGGTAGGCATGTTCCTCAATGATGAAACAATGAAGACCGTTAAAGGAATGCTTTCTCAGGAACTCGATTCCATGCTTCCACAACTCATCGAAACCACTTCTTCCCAGCTTGAATGTTCACTTGATTTTAAATGTCTTGTTCAGGATAAGGTAGAATGTTTTTCCATGGAGCAGCTCGAATCCATTCTCTTTTCCATCATGAAGCAGGAATTTAAGTTTATCGAGGTTATCGGCGGAGTGCTGGGTTTTATTATCGGTTTGATTCAGGTTGGTATTTTCCTGTTGTAG
- a CDS encoding diguanylate cyclase encodes MMKNRQNSQSIYSELAELRDRHNDLKKSLNLICPDIEQSRFKHLFANAASAIVILDRECKILFSNSAFTEITGYSPEECADLFLYKILVPQKDTEARNYLRTLFLGPTSKSNFSLQIIDKEGSKHFVDMSVATLNDCNAEHENCICIIHDVSAEKEAEQRREELIEELMEVKELQEDNAAQLATLLHQLDEKNYALEQEIAERKNAQRKLKESEARFKFMSITDQLTGLYNRRHMLDVAEKEIFKSRKTGQPLSILLMDVDDFKMFNDTYGHAAGDEVLEYIGTIIRETIRSGDKAFRYGGEEFMVILPETCGQEAIKVAEKIRVAFANYKYHPQDGTPVNKTVSIGVAEFTNDESLEKVIKRADDNMYRCKIKGKNRIYFSCE; translated from the coding sequence ATGATGAAGAATCGACAAAATTCTCAGTCTATTTATTCAGAGTTGGCCGAGCTCAGAGACAGGCATAACGATTTAAAAAAGTCATTAAATCTTATATGTCCAGATATTGAGCAATCCCGCTTCAAGCATTTATTTGCAAATGCCGCTTCTGCTATTGTCATCCTTGACCGGGAATGCAAGATACTTTTTTCCAACTCTGCTTTTACAGAAATAACGGGCTACAGCCCGGAGGAATGCGCCGATCTGTTCCTCTATAAAATACTAGTACCCCAAAAAGATACAGAAGCCCGAAACTACTTGCGTACTCTCTTCCTTGGCCCAACCTCAAAAAGCAACTTCAGCCTTCAAATTATTGACAAAGAAGGATCTAAGCACTTTGTCGACATGTCCGTAGCTACACTAAATGACTGCAATGCCGAACATGAAAACTGTATTTGCATAATACATGATGTAAGTGCAGAGAAAGAAGCTGAACAGCGTCGCGAAGAACTCATCGAAGAATTGATGGAAGTTAAAGAACTTCAGGAAGATAACGCCGCTCAGCTGGCTACCCTGCTACACCAACTTGACGAAAAAAATTATGCCCTTGAGCAGGAAATAGCAGAGAGAAAAAATGCGCAGAGAAAGCTGAAGGAAAGTGAAGCACGCTTTAAATTCATGAGTATAACGGACCAACTGACAGGACTCTACAACCGCCGCCACATGCTCGACGTGGCAGAAAAAGAAATTTTCAAAAGCCGTAAAACAGGACAGCCCTTAAGCATTCTACTCATGGACGTAGACGACTTCAAAATGTTTAACGACACCTACGGTCACGCTGCTGGAGACGAGGTTCTGGAATATATCGGAACGATCATCAGGGAGACCATCCGCAGTGGAGATAAAGCCTTCCGTTACGGCGGAGAAGAATTCATGGTTATTCTTCCCGAAACCTGCGGACAGGAAGCCATAAAAGTTGCGGAGAAGATCCGCGTCGCCTTCGCAAATTATAAATACCATCCCCAAGACGGAACTCCGGTAAACAAAACCGTCAGCATAGGCGTTGCGGAATTCACCAACGATGAATCACTGGAAAAAGTTATTAAACGGGCTGATGACAATATGTATCGCTGCAAGATAAAAGGTAAAAACAGGATCTATTTTTCCTGTGAATAA
- a CDS encoding ABC-type transport auxiliary lipoprotein family protein, whose amino-acid sequence MKKSTNTMWAICRILIVAAVFTACGLSGCVKLERPSLDRKYFTLDAKREQKDKNSIHSTQNLIVRRVKISPRYEDSDLVYKIGENGFEADYYNSFFVPPASMVTQDLRVWIGESGLFANVLGPDSMGTGDLLLEGVVNSIYGDYSASEHKAVLNMQFILLDNSNADLPIIYSRNFDREIPIKSNGADVLVRAFNEGLTSIFAELEKDLGEVISKRNSKSE is encoded by the coding sequence ATGAAAAAAAGTACAAATACTATGTGGGCGATTTGCAGGATTCTTATCGTCGCGGCTGTTTTCACAGCATGCGGGCTGAGTGGCTGTGTTAAGCTGGAACGTCCGAGTCTCGACCGCAAATATTTTACCCTTGATGCGAAAAGGGAACAAAAGGATAAGAATTCCATTCATTCGACTCAGAATCTTATTGTGCGGAGAGTAAAAATATCGCCTCGATACGAGGATAGTGATCTGGTCTACAAGATAGGTGAGAACGGTTTTGAGGCCGACTACTATAATTCTTTTTTCGTTCCCCCTGCATCGATGGTTACTCAAGACTTGCGGGTCTGGATTGGTGAGTCCGGTCTTTTTGCCAACGTGCTGGGCCCGGACAGTATGGGAACAGGAGATCTGTTGCTGGAAGGGGTGGTCAACTCAATTTATGGTGACTATTCAGCTTCGGAGCATAAGGCCGTATTAAATATGCAGTTTATTCTGTTGGATAACAGCAATGCCGATCTGCCCATAATTTATTCCCGCAATTTTGATCGTGAAATTCCGATTAAATCAAATGGGGCGGACGTTCTTGTCAGGGCCTTCAATGAGGGGCTTACAAGTATTTTTGCTGAGTTGGAAAAGGATTTGGGCGAAGTAATCAGTAAGAGAAATTCAAAATCAGAATAA
- a CDS encoding MlaD family protein, giving the protein MSRKTNPFKLGLFIIIGILLFVAVLAILGAGKIFEHSVKMETYLNESVNGLEVGSPIKFRGVKIGSVASIEFVTDQYVDIDQSALRYVYILGDLNHSMFASKEGKDLVHSLKKEVQRGLRARPVSLGLTGQLFLEIDYVDPSKNPPLEITWKPKYLYVPSAPSTLSKVESAVASISDTLEDINKANISEAIEDVRQVAQDLSTFLKNADTGEISKHLTGTLSETEKFMTRINQLLSDPTVDTLMPDVAVAARNMRMIMEKSSGDIVAAMKDIRMASASAKNVTGGMEKYLSGPQGKQTLADLSKTLNNISEASDRIKSAATRFESTLSRVNMTVAGQQGNIESILDNIRRLMENLRELSNEAKQYPAGVLFGDPPKKGRSGK; this is encoded by the coding sequence GGGCTTTTTATAATTATCGGCATTCTGCTTTTTGTCGCAGTGCTGGCTATTCTGGGTGCGGGAAAGATTTTTGAACATAGTGTAAAGATGGAAACCTATCTCAATGAATCCGTTAACGGCCTTGAAGTGGGGTCGCCCATCAAATTCCGTGGTGTAAAGATCGGTTCCGTTGCCAGTATTGAATTTGTTACTGACCAGTATGTGGATATCGATCAGAGCGCGTTGCGTTATGTCTATATTCTCGGCGATCTGAATCATTCCATGTTTGCAAGCAAGGAAGGCAAGGATCTGGTCCATTCTTTAAAAAAAGAAGTTCAGCGTGGGCTTAGGGCACGGCCTGTCTCGCTGGGGTTGACCGGACAGCTGTTTCTTGAAATTGACTATGTGGACCCGAGTAAAAATCCTCCGCTGGAAATTACTTGGAAGCCCAAGTACTTGTATGTACCCTCGGCCCCGTCTACGCTTAGTAAGGTTGAAAGCGCTGTGGCTTCTATCAGCGATACACTGGAAGATATCAATAAAGCCAATATTTCGGAAGCCATCGAGGATGTCCGCCAAGTCGCTCAGGATTTGAGTACCTTCCTCAAAAATGCCGATACCGGCGAAATAAGCAAACATCTGACCGGGACTTTGAGTGAGACTGAAAAGTTTATGACCCGGATTAATCAGCTTCTTTCGGATCCTACAGTGGACACTCTTATGCCTGATGTTGCAGTTGCGGCTAGAAACATGCGTATGATTATGGAAAAATCTTCCGGTGACATTGTGGCTGCCATGAAAGATATTCGGATGGCATCCGCGAGTGCGAAGAACGTTACCGGAGGCATGGAAAAATATTTATCCGGTCCCCAGGGCAAACAGACCCTTGCCGATCTTTCTAAAACTCTCAATAATATCAGCGAAGCTTCAGACAGGATAAAAAGTGCCGCCACAAGATTTGAGTCAACACTTTCAAGGGTGAATATGACTGTGGCCGGTCAGCAGGGGAATATTGAATCCATTCTGGATAATATTCGCAGGTTGATGGAAAATCTGCGTGAACTCAGTAACGAAGCCAAGCAGTATCCGGCCGGGGTCCTCTTCGGAGATCCCCCGAAAAAAGGAAGAAGCGGGAAATAG